In a genomic window of Mucilaginibacter sp. KACC 22063:
- a CDS encoding glycosyltransferase family 4 protein, with protein sequence MANILYDHQTFSLQCYGGISRYFSALIAGIKASKHFDANVGLLYNDNYYLGIQKFAMENRMGSLLLGQKPSRAAKWNKWYSRYLIGKNNFDLLHPTYYHPYFLNALKKPYVITVHDMIYELLPDQFLPNDKAPQHKKETIKTAQGIIAISETTKRDLMQVLDVPEHQIRMIYHGIDPNFTSEAISGLPNEYILFVGDRSSYKNYKRLLQCFAELHKLYPELQLICTAGGNFTEEETQMHQRLGMEGNCKQMTVTDAELNYLYQHAIVFVYPSLYEGFGYPLLEAFRAGCPVAASNISALQEIGRDAIHGFDPSDVNSMFKAINDLINDSVLQEKLVKKGFERVKHFPIQQEIEDTLSYYNHIIA encoded by the coding sequence ATGGCTAATATCTTGTATGATCATCAAACATTTAGTTTGCAGTGCTATGGCGGTATCAGCCGTTATTTTTCAGCTTTAATTGCAGGCATTAAGGCGTCAAAGCACTTTGATGCAAATGTGGGTTTGCTGTATAATGACAATTATTACCTGGGCATACAAAAGTTTGCTATGGAAAACCGCATGGGCAGCTTACTGCTCGGGCAAAAGCCATCACGCGCTGCAAAATGGAACAAATGGTATAGCCGTTACCTCATCGGTAAAAACAATTTCGACCTTTTGCACCCTACTTATTATCATCCCTATTTTCTTAATGCACTTAAAAAACCTTATGTAATTACAGTGCATGATATGATCTATGAGCTATTACCCGACCAGTTTTTGCCCAACGATAAAGCTCCGCAGCACAAAAAAGAAACGATAAAGACTGCTCAGGGCATCATTGCTATCTCTGAAACCACCAAGCGCGATCTGATGCAGGTTTTGGATGTTCCCGAGCATCAGATCAGGATGATCTATCATGGTATAGATCCAAACTTTACATCAGAAGCAATTTCAGGCCTGCCTAATGAATATATTTTATTTGTAGGCGATCGGTCGAGCTATAAAAACTATAAAAGGTTGTTACAGTGTTTTGCTGAGCTGCATAAACTGTACCCGGAATTACAGCTCATCTGTACAGCGGGAGGCAATTTTACTGAAGAAGAAACACAGATGCATCAAAGACTTGGCATGGAGGGTAATTGTAAACAAATGACTGTTACCGATGCCGAACTTAATTATTTATATCAGCATGCTATAGTGTTTGTTTATCCCTCGTTGTACGAGGGCTTTGGTTATCCGCTGCTCGAAGCTTTTAGGGCTGGTTGCCCCGTAGCAGCAAGTAATATCAGCGCTTTGCAGGAAATAGGTAGGGATGCTATTCACGGCTTCGATCCTTCTGATGTTAACAGTATGTTTAAAGCCATAAATGATCTGATCAACGACAGTGTTTTACAGGAAAAACTTGTAAAAAAAGGATTTGAACGGGTAAAGCACTTCCCGATACAACAGGAGATAGAAGACACCCTTAGTTATTATAATCATATTATTGCTTAA
- a CDS encoding glycosyltransferase produces the protein MLTGRSNTTLLSDKKPKVSIITVILNGKQYIEGYFQNVLPYLSNETELIIIDGDSIDGSVDTIVNHSKKIDYWISEPDKGIYDAMNKGIKVARGKWLYFLGVDDRLMEGYNTMLPRLIAENAIYYGNVIRFGQPFKRVYDDYFLTKHNICHQAIFYPRAVFNKYIYDTVYPICADYHLNLKCWKDPDFNFEYHDLMIASFSSNGISTRMRDTRFENDRDRLFKETLRRKDYYHYVYRTQGLLNLIKRVVING, from the coding sequence ATGCTAACAGGCAGATCAAATACCACTTTACTATCTGATAAAAAGCCAAAAGTTAGCATAATCACTGTTATACTGAACGGAAAGCAGTATATAGAAGGTTATTTTCAGAATGTACTGCCTTATCTTAGTAATGAAACAGAGCTTATTATTATTGACGGAGACAGTATTGACGGAAGTGTTGACACTATTGTAAACCATAGCAAAAAAATAGATTACTGGATAAGCGAACCCGATAAGGGTATTTATGATGCCATGAATAAGGGTATTAAAGTTGCCCGGGGTAAGTGGCTTTATTTTTTAGGGGTAGATGATAGGTTGATGGAGGGCTATAATACCATGTTGCCCAGGTTAATAGCTGAAAATGCCATTTATTATGGTAATGTGATACGGTTCGGACAGCCCTTTAAGCGGGTGTATGATGATTACTTTCTGACAAAGCATAACATTTGTCATCAGGCGATATTTTATCCTCGTGCAGTTTTTAATAAATATATTTACGATACGGTCTATCCGATTTGTGCTGATTACCATCTTAACCTTAAATGCTGGAAAGATCCCGATTTTAACTTTGAATATCATGATTTAATGATCGCCTCATTCTCTTCTAACGGAATCTCGACACGTATGCGCGATACCAGATTTGAAAATGACCGCGACCGTTTGTTTAAAGAAACACTTAGGCGAAAAGATTATTACCATTATGTGTACCGCACACAGGGATTATTAAATTTAATAAAAAGGGTGGTAATTAATGGCTAA
- a CDS encoding ABC transporter ATP-binding protein, translating into MKTYFRLLSFAKPIEKFAIPYILSTIITVVFSTFNLALLVPLLTTLFSRSTAPAVKPSSWFHPIDMMNYYSHEFTVLYGQVGALKFVCSVIVVSVLISNLSRYFAQRVMENLRIHTLLNLRRSVFNNVMDLHLGYFSNERKGDIISKVASDVQVVQFSVTSTLQVVFKEPLQLIAFIVTLFALSVKLTLFSLLVIPVGGFIISRIVKRLKTQARASHETYGMMISYLDEALSGMKIIKAFNATNYIKERFDTQNRQYSKIIRSMAKRQQSASPVSEFLGVVMVSGLVLYGGSLVLHGKSPLTAEQFITYIAIFSQVMRPAKAISDAFSNIHSGITAGERVLELIDEKPAITDAPDAFDIHDFKQGIRFNNVSFAYDEKPVLSHINLTIPKGKTVALVGPSGGGKSTMMDLIPRFIDPKEGAIEIDGHDLRKLTHHSLRALMGTVNQESILFNDTIYNNIAFGKPDASPEEVEAAAKIANAHHFIQETEEGYQTNIGDRGTKLSGGQRQRICIARAVLSNPPIMLLDEATSALDTESEKLVQDALNNLMKNRTSLIIAHRLSTIQNADMIVVLEAGKIVEQGTHQELVSANGLYRKLIDMQTFNA; encoded by the coding sequence ATGAAAACATATTTCAGGCTGCTTTCTTTTGCCAAACCAATTGAAAAGTTTGCTATTCCTTATATCCTGTCTACCATTATTACGGTAGTGTTCAGCACATTTAACCTTGCCTTGCTGGTTCCGCTATTAACTACGCTGTTTTCGCGTTCAACAGCTCCGGCAGTTAAACCCAGCAGCTGGTTTCATCCAATTGACATGATGAATTACTACTCGCACGAGTTTACAGTGCTTTACGGGCAGGTAGGTGCGCTTAAGTTTGTTTGCAGTGTAATTGTTGTATCGGTGTTAATCAGCAACCTGTCGCGTTATTTTGCACAGCGTGTGATGGAGAATCTGCGCATACACACTTTGCTAAATCTTCGCCGCAGTGTGTTCAATAATGTGATGGATCTGCATCTTGGCTATTTCAGTAATGAACGTAAAGGCGATATTATATCAAAAGTTGCGTCAGATGTACAGGTAGTTCAGTTTTCTGTAACCAGTACTTTGCAGGTTGTATTTAAAGAGCCGCTACAGCTTATTGCGTTTATCGTAACGCTTTTTGCTTTGTCTGTAAAGCTTACCCTGTTCTCTTTACTGGTAATACCGGTTGGCGGGTTCATTATTTCGCGTATTGTTAAGCGTTTAAAAACTCAGGCAAGGGCATCTCACGAAACCTATGGTATGATGATCAGTTATCTGGATGAGGCGCTTTCAGGTATGAAAATTATTAAAGCATTTAATGCCACTAATTATATTAAAGAACGCTTTGATACGCAAAACCGGCAGTATTCAAAAATTATACGGTCTATGGCCAAGCGCCAGCAATCAGCATCTCCTGTATCTGAATTTTTAGGAGTGGTGATGGTTTCAGGGTTAGTACTTTACGGAGGATCGTTGGTGCTACATGGCAAATCGCCGTTAACCGCCGAGCAGTTTATAACATACATAGCCATATTTTCGCAAGTGATGCGCCCCGCAAAGGCCATTTCTGATGCCTTTAGCAACATTCATTCGGGTATTACCGCCGGCGAACGTGTACTTGAACTGATTGATGAAAAGCCGGCTATAACAGATGCACCTGATGCCTTTGATATTCACGATTTTAAACAAGGCATTCGTTTTAATAATGTAAGTTTTGCTTATGATGAAAAACCGGTATTGTCTCACATCAACCTAACCATACCTAAAGGCAAAACGGTTGCTTTAGTGGGCCCTTCGGGTGGTGGAAAGTCTACCATGATGGATCTGATACCGCGTTTTATTGATCCCAAAGAAGGTGCAATTGAAATTGACGGTCATGATTTACGTAAGTTAACGCATCATTCGTTACGGGCACTAATGGGAACAGTTAATCAGGAGTCAATCTTGTTTAACGATACCATTTATAACAACATTGCTTTTGGCAAGCCGGATGCTTCGCCTGAGGAGGTTGAAGCTGCAGCAAAAATAGCCAATGCGCATCATTTTATTCAGGAAACCGAAGAAGGTTATCAAACTAATATAGGCGACCGCGGTACCAAACTATCCGGCGGTCAGCGCCAGCGGATCTGTATTGCGCGGGCGGTGTTAAGCAATCCCCCAATTATGTTGCTGGATGAAGCTACGTCAGCGCTGGATACAGAATCAGAAAAACTGGTTCAGGATGCATTAAATAACCTGATGAAGAACCGCACATCTTTAATTATAGCACATCGTTTGAGTACGATTCAGAATGCAGATATGATTGTTGTGCTTGAGGCCGGAAAGATAGTTGAGCAAGGCACACACCAGGAACTGGTTTCTGCCAATGGCTTGTACAGAAAGTTGATTGATATGCAAACATTTAATGCTTAA
- a CDS encoding glycosyl transferase family 90: MNKLKQLRHYDELYILDRVNYYNKLDHIVVLDEKAVMLKDMPLFKNPKTYYLDAHLHTRFFSPALKIRFLSGDVNHVESLPTIQKSRPLWDDNKNAVLLKLDRKRHFVFLKDTIPFQHKKDILIGRGAITQPHRIKFMEQYFNNPLCDLGQVNAKGGNNAWIKPKLPISAHLKYKFILSLEGNDVATNLKWIMSSNSVAVMPKPTHETWFMEARLIPDYHYIAIADDFSDLEEKLHYYISHPDKAIAIAENANRYVQQFKSKEQEELIALLVLDKYFYYTSQALTWAGL; this comes from the coding sequence TTGAATAAACTTAAGCAGTTAAGGCATTATGATGAGCTGTATATTTTAGACAGGGTAAACTACTACAATAAGTTAGATCATATTGTTGTACTTGATGAGAAAGCTGTAATGCTAAAAGATATGCCCCTGTTTAAAAACCCTAAGACGTATTATCTGGATGCACACTTACATACCAGGTTTTTTAGCCCAGCCCTGAAAATCAGGTTTCTTTCCGGTGATGTGAATCATGTCGAATCGTTGCCCACAATACAAAAAAGCCGCCCCTTGTGGGATGATAATAAAAATGCTGTTTTGCTTAAGCTTGATAGGAAAAGGCACTTTGTATTTTTGAAAGATACAATACCGTTTCAGCACAAAAAAGATATACTTATTGGTCGCGGTGCTATAACACAGCCCCACCGTATAAAATTCATGGAGCAATATTTTAATAATCCGTTGTGCGATTTGGGGCAGGTTAATGCGAAGGGCGGCAATAATGCATGGATCAAGCCTAAATTGCCTATAAGCGCTCATCTGAAGTATAAATTTATATTAAGTTTAGAAGGTAACGATGTTGCTACTAATTTGAAATGGATTATGTCCTCTAATTCGGTAGCTGTTATGCCTAAGCCTACTCATGAAACATGGTTTATGGAAGCCCGGTTAATCCCAGACTATCATTACATAGCGATAGCCGATGATTTCTCAGATCTTGAAGAAAAGCTTCATTATTATATTTCGCATCCCGACAAAGCAATTGCAATAGCTGAAAATGCAAACAGATATGTACAGCAATTTAAAAGCAAGGAGCAAGAAGAGCTAATAGCCCTGCTTGTATTGGATAAGTACTTTTATTATACATCCCAGGCCTTAACCTGGGCTGGTTTATAG
- the meaB gene encoding methylmalonyl Co-A mutase-associated GTPase MeaB yields MQRSLQAPHYNNFRSVARALTIVENNLNGADELLRTLHINQNIPVIGITGPPGAGKSTLVNALITELANDDKHIAILAVDPTSPFNFGTLLGDRIRMSSHFNNDKVFIRSLATRGSLGGLSTKAIEMADVLRAAQFDYIIVETVGVGQSEVEIAGLADFTFVVLVPEAGDEIQNIKSGLMEIADAFIINKADRDGADEFAGKLKKLLFDQHREIPVIKTIASKDKGIKDMAYLINQPVVKDNPRKAWLATEKVYQLIKDKRMADIDKNKLRLQLAEASKQPGFNIYQFAAGIA; encoded by the coding sequence ATGCAACGCAGTTTACAGGCGCCACATTACAATAATTTTCGTTCGGTAGCACGGGCGCTTACTATTGTGGAGAATAACCTTAATGGCGCCGATGAACTTTTACGCACTTTGCATATTAACCAAAATATACCTGTAATAGGTATAACCGGACCGCCTGGAGCAGGAAAAAGCACCCTGGTAAATGCGCTGATCACTGAATTGGCAAACGACGACAAACATATTGCCATACTCGCCGTCGACCCTACATCGCCATTCAATTTCGGTACCCTGCTTGGCGACCGTATCCGCATGTCGTCGCACTTTAATAACGACAAGGTATTTATACGCTCGCTGGCTACCCGTGGTTCATTAGGGGGATTATCGACAAAGGCAATTGAAATGGCAGATGTGCTGCGTGCTGCCCAATTTGATTACATCATTGTAGAAACAGTTGGCGTTGGCCAGTCGGAAGTAGAAATAGCCGGCTTGGCCGATTTTACCTTTGTTGTTTTAGTTCCCGAAGCTGGCGATGAGATCCAGAACATTAAATCGGGCCTGATGGAAATTGCCGATGCCTTTATCATTAACAAAGCCGACCGCGACGGGGCAGACGAATTTGCGGGGAAGTTAAAAAAACTCTTATTTGATCAGCACCGTGAAATTCCTGTTATAAAAACCATTGCTTCTAAAGATAAGGGAATTAAAGATATGGCATATCTTATTAATCAGCCTGTAGTTAAAGACAATCCGCGCAAAGCGTGGCTTGCTACAGAAAAGGTGTATCAGCTGATAAAAGACAAGCGAATGGCTGATATAGATAAAAACAAGCTGCGGCTGCAACTCGCAGAAGCTTCAAAACAACCTGGCTTTAATATTTATCAGTTTGCCGCTGGTATAGCTTAA